From Brevinematales bacterium, the proteins below share one genomic window:
- a CDS encoding glycosyltransferase, protein MNTNGKIRVLFIWHGAVEKNYRQLFYEMSKHGLEMIVITAKRWFETSKWQTFETIELDKHYKIYPLRTIFTNHVRAFFYLNFIKIAWIILKHKPDVVYLKQEPYSTAGFVILLLTKILNPKSKILIESDENIFKNHPIPFKFFEKLNLRLSDALVVIPTDAIEMYRSKGFGKEIYKTYYFIPEFRTDVEPLDVRSNAKLKVGFAGRISKPKGVDIIILALSELKKRNINDIELFIVGYPEDNEYYQYIIKLAEEKDIKMTHLGSFGLDKMFAFYKAIDVLVLPSRTVPWWKEQFGRVLVEAMACGTPCVGSSSGEIP, encoded by the coding sequence ATGAATACCAATGGTAAAATTAGAGTATTATTCATATGGCACGGAGCAGTAGAGAAAAATTACCGTCAGCTTTTCTACGAGATGTCAAAACATGGACTTGAAATGATAGTCATAACAGCAAAAAGATGGTTTGAAACATCAAAGTGGCAAACCTTTGAAACAATAGAGCTTGACAAACACTACAAGATTTACCCTTTGAGAACTATATTCACAAACCATGTAAGAGCATTCTTTTACCTCAACTTCATCAAGATCGCTTGGATCATTTTAAAACATAAACCTGATGTTGTCTATCTGAAACAAGAACCATACTCAACCGCAGGATTTGTAATACTCTTACTAACAAAAATATTAAATCCAAAGTCAAAGATATTGATAGAGAGTGATGAAAATATCTTCAAGAATCATCCCATACCATTCAAATTCTTTGAGAAGCTCAACTTAAGGTTATCTGATGCTCTCGTTGTTATTCCAACAGATGCAATAGAAATGTATAGAAGCAAAGGTTTCGGTAAAGAGATATACAAAACTTACTACTTTATACCTGAATTTAGAACTGATGTGGAACCGCTTGACGTCCGAAGCAATGCTAAGCTCAAAGTAGGTTTTGCAGGAAGGATATCAAAACCAAAAGGTGTTGATATAATTATACTAGCACTCAGTGAACTCAAGAAAAGAAACATCAACGACATTGAACTTTTTATAGTTGGATACCCAGAAGACAATGAATATTACCAATACATAATTAAACTTGCAGAAGAAAAAGATATCAAGATGACACATCTTGGTTCATTTGGTTTGGATAAGATGTTTGCTTTCTACAAGGCCATAGATGTTTTAGTCCTACCATCTAGAACCGTGCCATGGTGGAAAGAGCAGTTTGGCAGAGTTTTAGTTGAAGCGATGGCTTGTGGAACTCCTTGCGTAGGGTCTTCTTCTGGAGAGATACCTA